From a single Miscanthus floridulus cultivar M001 chromosome 8, ASM1932011v1, whole genome shotgun sequence genomic region:
- the LOC136476054 gene encoding monosaccharide-sensing protein 2-like — MSGAVLVAIAASIGNLLQGWDNATIAGAVLYIKKEFQLQSEPTVEGLIVAMSLIGATIITTFSGPVSDWIGRRPMLILSSVLYFLSSLIMLWSPNVYVLLLARLVDGFGIGLAVTLVPLYISETAPPEIRGLLNTLPQFSGSGGMFLSYCMVFGMSLLPSPDWRIMLGVLAIPSLFFFGLTLFYLPESPRWLVSKGRMAEAKKVLQKLRSKEDVSGELSLLVEGLEVGGDTSIEEYIIGPATEAADDHVTDGDKEQITLYGPEEGQSWIARPSKGPSMLGSVLSLASRHGSMVNQSVPLMDPIVTLFGSVHENMPQAGGSMRSTLFPNFGSMFSVTDQHAKNEQWDEENLHRDDEEYASDGAGGDYEDNLHSPLLSRQTTSAEGKDIVHHGHRGSALSMRRQSLLGEAGEGVNSTDIGGGWQLAWKWSEKEGEDGKKQGGFKRVYLHQEGVPGSRMGSILSLPGGGDVPEGGEFVHAAALVSQSALFSKDLTKPRMSGAAMVHPSEVAAKGSSWKDLFEPGVRRALLVGVGIQILQQFAGINGVLYYTPQILEQAGVAVLLSNLGLSSASASILISSLTTLLMLPSIGLAMRLMDLSGRRFLLLGTIPILIASLVILVVSNVIDLGTVAHAALSTVSVIIYFCCFVMGFGPIPNILCAEIFPTRVRGLCIAICSLTFWIGDIIVTYSLPVMLNAIGLAGVFGIYAVVCLIAFVFVFLKVPETKGMPLEVITEFFAVGAKQAAAKA, encoded by the exons ATGTCGGGGGCTGTTCTTGTCGCCATCGCCGCCTCGATCGGCAATCTGTTGCAGGGGTGGGACAATGCCACCATCGCAG GTGCTGTTCTGTACATAAAGAAGGAATTCCAATTACAAAGTGAGCCCACTGTGGAGGGGCTAATTGTGGCCATGTCACTTATTGGCGCCACCATCATCACTACATTCTCTGGGCCGGTATCAGACTGGATCGGCCGGCGCCCTATGCTTATCCTCTCTTCAGTTCTATACTTCCTCAGCAGCCTCATCATGCTATGGTCCCCTAATGTCTATGTCCTGCTGCTGGCACGCCTCGTAGACGGATTCGGTATTGGCTTGGCTGTCACGCTTGTGCCTTTGTACATTTCAGAAACAGCCCCTCCAGAGATTAGAGGTTTGCTGAATACGCTACCGCAGTTCAGTGGATCAGGAGGAATGTTCTTGTCATACTGCATGGTGTTTGGGATGTCACTGTTGCCATCACCTGATTGGAGAATTATGCTTGGGGTGCTCGCGATACCTTCATTGTTCTTCTTTGGATTGACATTATTTTATCTTCCTGAATCCCCAAGATGGCTTGTTAGCAAAGGGCGGATGGCAGAGGCAAAGAAGGTGTTGCAAAAATTACGCAGCAAAGAAGATGTCTCAG GTGAATTGTCCCTTCTTGTTGAAGGGTTGGAGGTTGGAGGAGACACTTCGATTGAAGAGTACATCATTGGCCCTGCCACTGAGGCAGCCGATGATCATGTTACTGATGGTGATAAGGAACAAATCACACTTTATGGGCCTGAAGAAGGCCAGTCATGGATTGCTCGACCTTCCAAGGGACCCAGCATGCTTGGAAGTGTGCTTTCTCTCGCATCTCGTCATGGCAGCATGGTGAACCAGAGTGTACCCCTTATGGATCCAATTGTGACACTTTTTGGGAGTGTCCATGAGAATATGCCTCAAGCTGGAGGAAGTATGAGGAGCACATTGTTTCCAAACTTTGGAAGTATGTTCAGCGTCACAGATCAGCATGCCAAAAATGAGCAGTGGGACGAAGAGAATCTTCACAGGGATGATGAGGAGTATGCATCTGATGGTGCAGGAGGTGATTATGAGGACAATCTGCACAGCCCATTGCTGTCCAGGCAGACAACAAGTGCGGAAGGGAAGGACATTGTGCACCATGGTCACCGTGGAAGTGCTTTGAGCATGAGAAGGCAAAGCCTCTTGGGGGAGGCTGGAGAGGGTGTGAACAGCACTGATATTGGTGGGGGGTGGCAGCTTGCATGGAAATGGTCAGAGAAGGAAGGTGAGGATGGTAAGAAGCAAGGTGGTTTCAAAAGAGTCTACTTACACCAAGAGGGAGTTCCTGGCTCAAGAATGGGCTCAATTCTTTCACTTCCTGGTGGTGGCGATGTTCCTGAGGGTGGCGAGTTTGTACATGCTGCTGCTTTAGTAAGCCAGTCAGCACTTTTCTCGAAGGATCTTACCAAACCACGCATGTCTGGTGCTGCCATGGTTCACCCATCCGAGGTAGCCGCCAAAGGTTCAAGTTGGAAAGATTTGTTTGAACCTGGTGTGAGGCGTGCCCTGTTAGTCGGTGTTGGAATTCAGATCCTTCAACAG TTTGCTGGAATAAATGGTGTTCTGTACTATACCCCACAAATTCTCGAGCAAGCTGGCGTGGCAGTTCTTCTTTCCAATCTTGGTCTCAGCTCGGCATCAGCATCCATCTTGATCAGTTCTCTCACTACCTTACTGATGCTTCCTAGCATTGGCTTAGCCATGAGACTTATGGATCTTTCTGGAAGAAG GTTTTTGCTGCTAGGCACAATTCCAATCTTGATAGCATCTTTAGTTATCCTGGTCGTGTCCAATGTTATTGACTTGGGTACAGTGGCCCATGCTGCGCTCTCCACAGTCAGTGTCATCATCTACTTCTGCTGCTTTGTCATGGGATTTGGTCCCATCCCCAACATTCTATGTGCAGAGATCTTTCCAACTAGGGTTCGCGGTCTCTGCATTGCCATCTGTTCCTTGACATTTTGGATCGGAGACATCATTGTCACCTACAGCCTTCCTGTGATGCTGAATGCTATTGGACTAGCAGGTGTTTTTGGCATATATGCAGTCGTATGCTTGATTGCCTTTGTGTTTGTCTTCCTTAAGGTTCCTGAGACAAAGGGAATGCCCCTTGAAGTCATCACTGAGTTCTTTGCAGTTGGTGCGAAGCAAGCGGCTGCAAAAGCCTAA